A part of Heliangelus exortis chromosome 3, bHelExo1.hap1, whole genome shotgun sequence genomic DNA contains:
- the COG2 gene encoding conserved oligomeric Golgi complex subunit 2 isoform X2, producing the protein MDAKKMSLPRGPENLCFDKDEFMKPDFDVDHFVSDCRKRVQLEELREDLELYYKLLKTAMVELINKDYADFVNLSTNLSLKSCITEGIQAVDDQMTKQEDIRRKKMCVLRLIHVIQSVEKIEKILHSQGTKELSSLEGNSPLLTGQVLERIATEFNQLQFHAVQSKGMPLLDKVRPRIAGITSMLQQSLEGLLLEGLQSSNVDIIRHCLRTYATIDKTRDAEALVGQVLVKPYIDEVIVEQYVQSHPNGLQAMYNRLLEFVPHHCRLLREVTGGAISSEKADIVPGYDFLVNSVWPEIVRGLEEKLPSLFNPGNPDVFHEKYTTSMDFVGKFERQCGSQASVKRLRSHPSYHSFNNKWNLPVYFQIRFREIAGALEEALSDTLEEAPAGSSYCLLATHMVWMSLLKCWSDQMFLPLLAHRLWKLSLQILARYSVFIREVSVRPISSENMKESKKSVPGSKKESSGNLNPGEEQGNGSSPESQPLPSVSSTQLVFVAADLDKLQDQIPEILEMVKPKLELIGFKNIACIAGALEDSKTSLSACMPTLNNRIIQELSESSFTYLKSALEVPRLYRRTNKEVPTKASPYVESALKPFYRLQNEYKDRLKQPMIQEWLEGALSESSQKYYETVSDVLSSVKKMEESLKRLKQARKTATSNPVGTNGGMSDDNKIRLQLALDVEYFGEQIQKMGLETSSIKSFSALSELVLSAKDQAEQS; encoded by the exons ATGGATGCGAAAAAGATGAGCCTGCCGCGGGGCCCTGAGAACCTCTGCTTTGATAAGGATGAGTTCATGAAG CCGGATTTTGATGTTGATCACTTTGTATCAGACTGCAGGAAACGTGTGCAGTTGGAAGAGCTCAGGGAAGATCTGGAGCTCTATTACAAACTCCTGAAAACTGCCATGGTAGAACTCATAAATAAGGACTATGCAGATTTTGTGAATCTCTCAACAAATCTG aGCCTGAAGTCATGCATCACTGAAGGGATTCAGGCTGTAGATGACCAAATGACCAAACAGGAAGatatcagaaggaaaaag ATGTGTGTCCTGAGACTTATTCATGTTATTCAGTCTGTTGAGAAAATTGAGAAGATTCTGCACTCCCAGGGCACTAAAGAATTGTCCTCATTAGAGGGAAACAg CCCACTTTTAACTGGACAGGTTTTAGAGAGAATTGCCACAGAATTTAATCAGCTCCAATTTCATGCAGTACAAAGCAAAGGAATGCCCCTTTTGGACAAAGTGAGACCA AGGATAGCTGGGATAACATCCATGTTGCAGCAGTCTCTGGAAGGGCTGCTCTTGGAAGGCCTCCAATCTTCCAACGTCGACATCATCCGGCACTGCCTCCGCACTTACGCTACGATCGACAAAACACGAGATGCAGAGGCCTTAGTGGGCCAAGTGCTTGTGAAACCTTATATAGATGAG GTGATTGTGGAACAGTATGTTCAGTCTCATCCTAATGGCCTTCAGGCTATGTACAACAGGCTGTTGGAGTTTGTTCCTCATCACTGCCGTCTCTTGAGAGAAGTAACAGGAGGAGCTATCTCAAG tgaaaaggcAGACATTGTGCCTGGGTATGATTTTTTAGTGAACTCAGTGTGGCCAGAAATTGTACGTGGTTTAGAAGAGAAATTGCCATCACTGTTCAACCCTGGGAACCCAGATGTGTTTCATGAG AAGTACACCACAAGTATGGATTTTGTGGGGAAATTTGAAAGGCAGTGTGGCTCCCAGGCCAGTGTCAAACGTTTAAGATCTCATCCCTCTTACCACAGCTTTAACAACAAATGGAATTTGCCTGTGTATTTTCAAATCAG atTCAGAGAAATAGCAGGGGCCTTAGAGGAAGCACTTTCAGATACATTAGAGGAAGCACCAG CTGGCAGCTCATACTGTCTTTTGGCCACTCACATGGTCTGGATGAGTCTTCTGAAGTGTTGGTCAGATCAGATGTTTTTACCTTTATTAGCTCACCGTTTGTGGAAACTCAGCCTGCAGATCTTGGCACGTTACTCTGTGTTCATCAGGGAG GTTTCTGTAAGGCCCATTTCCAGTGAGAAtatgaaggaaagcaaaaaatctgTGCCTGGTAGTAAAAAGGAATCTTCTGGAAACCTCAACCCTGGTGAGGAGCAAGGGAATGGGTCCTCTCCAGAAAGTCAGCCACTGCCTTCTGTATCCAGCACCCAGCTGGTGTTTGTTGCTGCAGATCTGGACAAACTCCAGGATCAG aTTCCTGAAATCTTAGAGATGGTTAAACCAAAACTTGAACTGATTGGCTTCAAGAATATAGCTTGTATTGCAG GAGCCTTGGAAGACTCCAAGACTTCTTTATCAGCCTGCATGCCTACCTTGAATAACAGGATTATCCAGGAGCTCAGTGAGTCCTCCTTCACTTACCTGAAGAGTGCACTGGAAGTTCCAAGATTATACAGGAGAACCAATAAG GAGGTGCCAACTAAAGCTTCCCCTTATGTTGAGAGTGCTCTGAAACCCTTCTACAGACTGCAGAATGAGTACAAAGATAGACTGAAGCAGCCCATGATTCAGGAATGGTTGGAAGGTGCCCTCTCTGAAAGCTCACAGAA GTATTATGAAACTGTATCTGATGTGTTAAGTTCTGTCAAGAAAATGGAAGAGAGCCTAAAAAGATTGAAGCAAGCCAGAAAAACTGCAACTTCCAACCCTGTTGGTACAAATGGGGGCATGAGTGATGATAACAAAATCCGACTGCAGTTGGCTTTGGATGTGGAATATTTTGGAGAACAA ATACAAAAGATGGGACTGGAAACAAGCAGcataaaaagcttttcagctcTTTCAGAGCTGGTTCTGTCTGCCAAGGATCAGGCAGAGCAATCCTAG
- the COG2 gene encoding conserved oligomeric Golgi complex subunit 2 isoform X1 encodes MDAKKMSLPRGPENLCFDKDEFMKPDFDVDHFVSDCRKRVQLEELREDLELYYKLLKTAMVELINKDYADFVNLSTNLVGMDKALNQLSVPLGQLREEVMSLKSCITEGIQAVDDQMTKQEDIRRKKMCVLRLIHVIQSVEKIEKILHSQGTKELSSLEGNSPLLTGQVLERIATEFNQLQFHAVQSKGMPLLDKVRPRIAGITSMLQQSLEGLLLEGLQSSNVDIIRHCLRTYATIDKTRDAEALVGQVLVKPYIDEVIVEQYVQSHPNGLQAMYNRLLEFVPHHCRLLREVTGGAISSEKADIVPGYDFLVNSVWPEIVRGLEEKLPSLFNPGNPDVFHEKYTTSMDFVGKFERQCGSQASVKRLRSHPSYHSFNNKWNLPVYFQIRFREIAGALEEALSDTLEEAPAGSSYCLLATHMVWMSLLKCWSDQMFLPLLAHRLWKLSLQILARYSVFIREVSVRPISSENMKESKKSVPGSKKESSGNLNPGEEQGNGSSPESQPLPSVSSTQLVFVAADLDKLQDQIPEILEMVKPKLELIGFKNIACIAGALEDSKTSLSACMPTLNNRIIQELSESSFTYLKSALEVPRLYRRTNKEVPTKASPYVESALKPFYRLQNEYKDRLKQPMIQEWLEGALSESSQKYYETVSDVLSSVKKMEESLKRLKQARKTATSNPVGTNGGMSDDNKIRLQLALDVEYFGEQIQKMGLETSSIKSFSALSELVLSAKDQAEQS; translated from the exons ATGGATGCGAAAAAGATGAGCCTGCCGCGGGGCCCTGAGAACCTCTGCTTTGATAAGGATGAGTTCATGAAG CCGGATTTTGATGTTGATCACTTTGTATCAGACTGCAGGAAACGTGTGCAGTTGGAAGAGCTCAGGGAAGATCTGGAGCTCTATTACAAACTCCTGAAAACTGCCATGGTAGAACTCATAAATAAGGACTATGCAGATTTTGTGAATCTCTCAACAAATCTG GTTGGCATGGACAAGGCCCTGAATCAACTTTCAGTACCCTTGGGACAATTAAGAGAAGAAGTTATG aGCCTGAAGTCATGCATCACTGAAGGGATTCAGGCTGTAGATGACCAAATGACCAAACAGGAAGatatcagaaggaaaaag ATGTGTGTCCTGAGACTTATTCATGTTATTCAGTCTGTTGAGAAAATTGAGAAGATTCTGCACTCCCAGGGCACTAAAGAATTGTCCTCATTAGAGGGAAACAg CCCACTTTTAACTGGACAGGTTTTAGAGAGAATTGCCACAGAATTTAATCAGCTCCAATTTCATGCAGTACAAAGCAAAGGAATGCCCCTTTTGGACAAAGTGAGACCA AGGATAGCTGGGATAACATCCATGTTGCAGCAGTCTCTGGAAGGGCTGCTCTTGGAAGGCCTCCAATCTTCCAACGTCGACATCATCCGGCACTGCCTCCGCACTTACGCTACGATCGACAAAACACGAGATGCAGAGGCCTTAGTGGGCCAAGTGCTTGTGAAACCTTATATAGATGAG GTGATTGTGGAACAGTATGTTCAGTCTCATCCTAATGGCCTTCAGGCTATGTACAACAGGCTGTTGGAGTTTGTTCCTCATCACTGCCGTCTCTTGAGAGAAGTAACAGGAGGAGCTATCTCAAG tgaaaaggcAGACATTGTGCCTGGGTATGATTTTTTAGTGAACTCAGTGTGGCCAGAAATTGTACGTGGTTTAGAAGAGAAATTGCCATCACTGTTCAACCCTGGGAACCCAGATGTGTTTCATGAG AAGTACACCACAAGTATGGATTTTGTGGGGAAATTTGAAAGGCAGTGTGGCTCCCAGGCCAGTGTCAAACGTTTAAGATCTCATCCCTCTTACCACAGCTTTAACAACAAATGGAATTTGCCTGTGTATTTTCAAATCAG atTCAGAGAAATAGCAGGGGCCTTAGAGGAAGCACTTTCAGATACATTAGAGGAAGCACCAG CTGGCAGCTCATACTGTCTTTTGGCCACTCACATGGTCTGGATGAGTCTTCTGAAGTGTTGGTCAGATCAGATGTTTTTACCTTTATTAGCTCACCGTTTGTGGAAACTCAGCCTGCAGATCTTGGCACGTTACTCTGTGTTCATCAGGGAG GTTTCTGTAAGGCCCATTTCCAGTGAGAAtatgaaggaaagcaaaaaatctgTGCCTGGTAGTAAAAAGGAATCTTCTGGAAACCTCAACCCTGGTGAGGAGCAAGGGAATGGGTCCTCTCCAGAAAGTCAGCCACTGCCTTCTGTATCCAGCACCCAGCTGGTGTTTGTTGCTGCAGATCTGGACAAACTCCAGGATCAG aTTCCTGAAATCTTAGAGATGGTTAAACCAAAACTTGAACTGATTGGCTTCAAGAATATAGCTTGTATTGCAG GAGCCTTGGAAGACTCCAAGACTTCTTTATCAGCCTGCATGCCTACCTTGAATAACAGGATTATCCAGGAGCTCAGTGAGTCCTCCTTCACTTACCTGAAGAGTGCACTGGAAGTTCCAAGATTATACAGGAGAACCAATAAG GAGGTGCCAACTAAAGCTTCCCCTTATGTTGAGAGTGCTCTGAAACCCTTCTACAGACTGCAGAATGAGTACAAAGATAGACTGAAGCAGCCCATGATTCAGGAATGGTTGGAAGGTGCCCTCTCTGAAAGCTCACAGAA GTATTATGAAACTGTATCTGATGTGTTAAGTTCTGTCAAGAAAATGGAAGAGAGCCTAAAAAGATTGAAGCAAGCCAGAAAAACTGCAACTTCCAACCCTGTTGGTACAAATGGGGGCATGAGTGATGATAACAAAATCCGACTGCAGTTGGCTTTGGATGTGGAATATTTTGGAGAACAA ATACAAAAGATGGGACTGGAAACAAGCAGcataaaaagcttttcagctcTTTCAGAGCTGGTTCTGTCTGCCAAGGATCAGGCAGAGCAATCCTAG